Proteins found in one Triticum aestivum cultivar Chinese Spring chromosome 4D, IWGSC CS RefSeq v2.1, whole genome shotgun sequence genomic segment:
- the LOC123096053 gene encoding inositol 3-kinase: MRFSLFFMRLRSNEIVRSNFPRVTSQATWTRVGEAGDPWLRGLTSSGLPRSGVSGRRRSSSHVRRHHVSPRAKHRRGICKDALVASRNHPTTPRIYSPPVLAPAPCRRAPPLLPRPPLRLSDTARPTLAPPPNAVAVAATMPEPDDEGAGQQQQPKAGPALEGLVVGSYCHDVLLRGGRVVGETLGGAAAFVSNVLDAASPPEASFSVVSKVGPDFAYASAPAPARHPPLLCPARPTTSFHARFSDAAASAHAPDRQLRRVHACDPIYPEDLPDRRFAYGLAVGVAGEVLPETLERMIRLCRAVLVDAQALIRAFDAEGDGSGAAVRHVALEGTPYAGLLQRVAFLKASSEEAPYVGVETARRRCCVIVTEGRDGCRLYWDGGEARVAPFPAVQVDPTGAGDSYLAGFAAGLLWGLSATDAALLGNFFGAAAVSQVGVPTFHPKMLQAVKRILEDKAMPRSSPCINGAAFTFQRSIMHDELHASLEEAARLMRDQSPPATENGDGILLAQEPTSPPSGC; this comes from the exons AtgcggttttctttgtttttcatgCGACTACGATCCAATGAGATCGTAAGATCGAATTTCCCTAGAGTAACTTCACAAGCCACATGGACAAGGGTTGGTGAAGCCGGCGATCCATGGCTCCGCGGCCTGACGTCCTCCGGCCTTCCACGCAGCGGAGTCAGCGGCCGCCGCCGCTCCAGCTCACACGTGCGCCGCCACCACGTATCGCCCCGCGCCAAGCACCGCCGCGGCATCTGTAAAGACGCCCTTGTCGCCTCCCGGAATCACCCCACCACCCCGCGCATTTATTCCCCTCCCGTCCTCGCCCCCGCGCCATGCCGTcgcgcccctcctctcctcccacgCCCGCCTCTCCGCCTCTCCGACACCGCCCGTCCCACGCTGGCGCCGCCCCccaacgccgtcgccgtcgccgccaccatgccggagcctgacgacgaaggggcggggcagcagcagcagccgaaGGCGGGACCCGCGCTCGAGGGCCTCGTGGTGGGGAGCTACTGCCACGACGTGCTCCTCCGGGGCGGCCGCGTCGTGGGCGAGAcgctcggcggcgcggcggccttCGTCTCCAACGTGCTCGACGCCGCCTCGCCCCCGGAGGCCTCCTTCTCCGTCGTGTCCAAGGTCGGCCCTGACTTCGCCTACGCCTCCGCGCCGGCGCCCGCGCGGCACCCGCCGCTGCTCTGCCCCGCGCGGCCCACCACCTCCTTCCACGCCCGGTTCTCCGACGCCGCCGCGTCCGCGCACGCGCCCGACAGGCAGCTCAGGCGCGTCCACGCCTGCGATCCGATCTACCCCGAGGACCTCCCCGACCGCCGCTTCGCCTACGGCCTCGCCGTCGGCGTCGCCGGGGAGGTGCTGCCGGAGACGCTCGAGCGGATGATTCGGCTCTGCCGCGCGGTGCTCGTGGACGCGCAGGCGCTGATCCGGGCCTTCGACGCCGAGGGCGACGGCAGCGGCGCTGCCGTCCGCCACGTGGCGCTGGAGGGTACGCCGTACGCGGGGCTTCTGCAGCGAGTGGCGTTCCTCAAGGCGTCGTCGGAGGAGGCGCCGTACGTGGGGGTAGAGACGGCGAGACGGCGCTGCTGCGTGATCGTGACGGAGGGGAGGGATGGGTGCCGGCTGTATTGGGACGGCGGGGAGGCTCGCGTGGCGCCGTTCCCCGCCGTCCAGGTGGATCCTACAGGTGCCGGAGACAGCTATCTCGCCGGTTTCGCGGCCGGTCTGCTTTGGGGGCTGTCAGCTACGGACGCCGCGCTGCTTGGTAACTTCTTCGGCGCAGCTGCTGTCTCCCAAGTCGGCGTTCCCACCTTCCATCCCAAGATGTTGCAG GCTGTCAAACGGATACTCGAGGACAAGGCGATGCCACGGTCTAGTCCGTGTATAAACGGCGCTGCCTTCACCTTCCAGAGATCGATTATGCACGATGAGCTACATGCGTCTCTGGAAGAAGCGGCGAGGCTGATGCGCGATCAATCACCACCAGCAACTGAAAATGGTGATGGTATTCTCTTGGCACAAGAGCCGACTTCACCGCCAAGTGGATGCTGA